Proteins encoded together in one Trichocoleus desertorum ATA4-8-CV12 window:
- a CDS encoding matrixin family metalloprotease: MTSTDFGSSPSNSSTQRFTAMGVQTYDRNVIRAAPDLNSGENHPSIIEVQNYLRHYGYLTQDAALSSGQLDDATVHALTTFQQRFNINPSGNLDATTRAAMTASRCGVPDIVSPLAFRTAGAWNRRNLTYAFGPLSVQLSNDVVQNAVRRAFNTWAATGTELTFTEVAQSQNPDILIEWRQAEDPDHSMVGGILAHADFPPGFSRIVSNPPLPLHFDDQEHTWVDGAVSNGFDIETLALHEIGHCLGMHHTDVVGSVMFATIKSNSTLRTLQPDDLEGIRNLYPTTPTYDRYIGVWEQSGGATWVARHGLTSAQYQAVFEELAAKGYRPTILSGYSMNGQDFYLGVWEQSGGATWVARHGLTSAQYQAVFEELAAKGYRPTILSGYSMNGQDFYLGVWEQSGGATWVARHGLTSAQY, encoded by the coding sequence ATGACTAGCACTGATTTTGGAAGCTCTCCATCCAATTCTTCTACTCAACGTTTTACAGCGATGGGGGTGCAAACCTATGACCGAAACGTTATTCGGGCAGCTCCCGACCTGAATTCTGGTGAAAATCACCCCAGTATAATTGAAGTTCAGAACTATCTTAGACATTACGGCTACTTGACGCAGGATGCTGCACTTTCCTCCGGACAGCTTGACGATGCAACAGTTCACGCACTCACGACTTTTCAACAGCGATTCAATATCAACCCATCAGGCAATTTAGATGCTACCACACGGGCGGCAATGACAGCGTCACGATGTGGAGTTCCTGACATCGTAAGTCCGCTTGCCTTTAGAACGGCCGGGGCCTGGAACCGCCGGAACTTGACTTATGCGTTTGGCCCTCTCTCTGTTCAACTTAGTAATGATGTGGTCCAGAACGCCGTGCGTCGCGCCTTCAACACTTGGGCGGCAACAGGTACCGAGCTAACGTTTACAGAGGTGGCTCAGAGCCAGAATCCTGATATCTTGATTGAATGGCGTCAGGCAGAAGATCCAGACCATTCAATGGTGGGTGGTATCCTCGCTCATGCAGACTTTCCTCCAGGCTTCTCACGAATTGTGAGCAATCCTCCGCTACCGCTTCATTTTGATGACCAGGAACACACTTGGGTGGATGGAGCAGTTTCCAACGGATTTGACATTGAAACACTGGCTCTGCATGAAATTGGTCACTGTCTTGGTATGCACCACACAGATGTCGTGGGCAGTGTAATGTTTGCCACAATTAAATCTAATTCCACGTTACGCACACTCCAGCCTGACGATCTTGAAGGCATTCGCAATCTTTATCCAACTACTCCTACCTATGATCGCTACATCGGCGTTTGGGAGCAATCGGGGGGTGCAACATGGGTAGCACGACACGGGCTCACTAGCGCTCAGTATCAAGCTGTGTTTGAGGAGCTGGCGGCTAAAGGTTATCGTCCAACTATCCTTAGCGGCTACAGCATGAATGGGCAAGACTTTTACCTGGGTGTTTGGGAGCAGTCGGGGGGTGCAACATGGGTAGCACGACACGGGCTCACTAGCGCTCAGTATCAAGCTGTGTTTGAGGAGCTGGCGGCTAAAGGCTACCGTCCAACTATCCTTAGCGGCTACAGCATGAATGGACAAGACTTTTACCTGGGTGTTTGGGAGCAATCGGGGGGTGCAACATGGGTAGCACGACACGGGCTCACTAGCGCTCAGTATCA
- a CDS encoding peptidoglycan-binding protein gives MPSNHVFMWLRSLLLKARFRGTQAGQTENQLTRSKPIFLTSNLPTLCLDQSPDSMASATTALQELLNQNGYPCPITGKFDKCTEEALKDFQKGREIPADGVAGVISWTALRYPNLYFGVQHESTRAKQSVIELQERLREEGFRTTGDRLGDYGKNTEAAVRQFQRTFGLEQDGAADAMTMALLLGLVQRGKGKPPIQSAIYISRSEIVSHAQELTRLLAVVIGMHFQTEQASTNANFPGLSSWVTAFGIAWLVPWLTKRLMPRQRIQTKSFLVSYGPYVLLGKFSGQVLSHAGQLLAPLNLSN, from the coding sequence ATGCCTAGCAATCATGTTTTCATGTGGCTCAGAAGTTTACTGCTTAAGGCTCGATTCAGAGGAACTCAGGCGGGTCAGACTGAAAATCAGTTAACTCGAAGCAAACCGATTTTTCTCACCTCCAACCTTCCAACGCTTTGTCTCGACCAGTCTCCTGATAGTATGGCGAGCGCGACAACTGCCCTGCAAGAGCTTCTCAATCAAAATGGTTACCCATGTCCAATCACAGGAAAGTTTGATAAATGTACAGAAGAGGCCTTAAAAGATTTCCAAAAAGGGCGTGAGATCCCAGCGGATGGTGTCGCAGGGGTTATTAGCTGGACGGCCCTCCGTTACCCCAATCTGTATTTTGGTGTCCAGCACGAGTCAACTAGAGCAAAACAATCGGTTATAGAGCTTCAAGAGCGCCTGCGAGAAGAAGGCTTCCGTACTACAGGCGATCGGCTTGGTGACTATGGGAAAAATACGGAAGCAGCAGTTCGACAATTTCAACGGACATTCGGGCTGGAACAAGATGGTGCCGCCGATGCGATGACCATGGCGTTATTACTGGGCCTTGTGCAAAGAGGGAAAGGCAAGCCCCCCATCCAATCAGCTATTTACATCTCTCGATCGGAAATTGTTTCCCACGCACAGGAACTTACAAGGTTACTTGCCGTTGTTATAGGGATGCATTTTCAAACCGAGCAGGCCTCAACGAATGCAAATTTTCCTGGGTTATCTTCTTGGGTTACTGCATTTGGAATTGCCTGGCTTGTGCCCTGGCTGACTAAGCGGCTCATGCCACGCCAACGTATCCAGACAAAATCCTTTCTAGTTTCCTATGGTCCTTACGTACTTTTGGGCAAATTTTCGGGTCAAGTTTTAAGCCATGCGGGCCAGTTGTTAGCTCCTCTAAATTTGTCAAATTGA